A DNA window from Pseudodesulfovibrio thermohalotolerans contains the following coding sequences:
- a CDS encoding dihydroorotate dehydrogenase, with the protein MDMQVNFGGLSLKNPVMTASGTFGFGLEFAPYGDLTRLGGIVAKGLSLKPREGNPMPRIAETPCGMLNAIGIQNPGVEHFVTKALPMLPWKDVAVIANLYACDAEEFGELAGVLAGEEGVAALEVNVSCPNVKEGGIAFGQDPAQIGRVTEAVKKKAGNKHVMVKLSPNVTDIAVCARAAAEGGADSLSLINTLSGMAVDIRNRKPRIANVIAGLSGPAIKPVALRCVHQVVHAVDIPVVGIGGIASAEDALEFILVGAQAVQVGTANFLRPDFAFGLADEMEALLAELGAASLDEFRGSLQLPI; encoded by the coding sequence ATGGATATGCAAGTCAATTTCGGCGGTCTTTCCCTCAAGAACCCGGTCATGACCGCGTCCGGTACCTTTGGCTTCGGCCTTGAATTCGCGCCCTACGGCGATCTCACCCGTCTCGGCGGCATCGTGGCCAAAGGGCTGTCGCTCAAGCCGCGAGAGGGCAATCCCATGCCGCGTATAGCCGAGACGCCGTGCGGTATGCTCAACGCCATCGGCATTCAGAACCCCGGCGTCGAGCATTTTGTCACCAAGGCGCTGCCCATGCTTCCCTGGAAGGATGTGGCCGTGATTGCCAACCTGTACGCTTGCGACGCCGAAGAGTTCGGCGAGCTTGCGGGGGTGCTGGCAGGCGAAGAGGGCGTGGCCGCGCTGGAGGTCAACGTCTCATGCCCCAACGTCAAGGAGGGCGGCATTGCGTTTGGCCAGGACCCGGCCCAGATAGGCAGGGTCACCGAGGCGGTCAAGAAGAAGGCCGGAAACAAGCACGTCATGGTCAAGCTTTCGCCCAACGTGACCGACATCGCGGTTTGCGCGCGGGCAGCGGCCGAGGGCGGGGCGGACTCTCTGTCGCTCATCAACACCCTCTCCGGCATGGCCGTGGATATTCGGAACAGGAAACCGCGCATCGCCAACGTCATTGCCGGACTGTCCGGCCCCGCCATCAAGCCCGTGGCTCTGCGCTGTGTGCATCAGGTGGTACATGCCGTGGACATTCCCGTGGTCGGCATTGGTGGCATCGCCTCGGCCGAGGACGCCCTGGAGTTCATCCTGGTGGGCGCTCAGGCCGTGCAGGTGGGGACCGCCAATTTCCTGCGCCCGGACTTCGCCTTTGGTCTGGCCGACGAGATGGAAGCCCTTCTCGCGGAACTTGGCGCGGCGAGTTTGGACGAGTTTCGCGGTAGCCTGCAACTGCCGATTTAA